A single window of Streptomyces sp. NBC_00464 DNA harbors:
- a CDS encoding LysE family translocator, translating into MVSAERLLAFAVMSFLLIVIPGPSVLFVIGRALAQGRRAALTTVVGNTLGAYVLIVAVALGVGSIVERSVLVFTVLKLAGAAYLVYLGVKAWRQRGSLQAAFTGGGAAQSGRRTLWEGFAVGVANPKTIVFFAAVLPQFVDRTQGHVVVQMLVLGLVFNIIAVASDSLWGLVAATGRDWFARSPRRLSMVGGVGGLTMVGLGVSIAVTGRKD; encoded by the coding sequence ATGGTGTCTGCCGAGCGCTTGCTTGCCTTCGCGGTTATGTCGTTCCTTCTGATTGTGATCCCCGGGCCCAGCGTGCTGTTCGTGATCGGGCGGGCGTTGGCGCAGGGGCGGCGTGCCGCGTTGACCACCGTGGTGGGGAACACGCTGGGCGCCTATGTGCTCATCGTGGCCGTGGCTCTCGGGGTCGGGTCGATCGTGGAGCGTTCCGTCCTCGTGTTCACGGTGCTGAAACTGGCCGGTGCCGCCTACTTGGTGTACCTGGGCGTCAAGGCGTGGCGCCAACGTGGTTCGTTGCAGGCCGCGTTCACCGGTGGTGGGGCCGCGCAGAGCGGTCGGCGCACGCTGTGGGAGGGCTTCGCCGTCGGTGTCGCCAACCCGAAGACCATTGTGTTCTTCGCTGCCGTGCTGCCGCAGTTCGTCGACCGTACGCAAGGGCATGTCGTCGTGCAGATGCTGGTGCTCGGACTGGTTTTCAACATCATCGCGGTGGCTTCCGACAGTCTGTGGGGGCTGGTCGCGGCAACCGGACGGGACTGGTTCGCCCGCTCGCCTCGGCGGCTCTCGATGGTCGGAGGCGTCGGCGGGCTCACGATGGTCGGGCTCGGCGTCTCCATCGCTGTGACGGGTCGTAAGGACTGA
- a CDS encoding winged helix DNA-binding domain-containing protein, which yields MKITARELNRATLSRQLLLARAPLSVLDGVRRVTALQAQHPASPYIALWNRLTDFAPAELDAAFTERAVVKATLMRITLHAVHAGDYPAFRAAMQPTLYASRLGARFADAGLTPADAEELVPELLAFARRPRTSAEMQAWAEERLGAEKKDGGWWGLKGYAPLHHAPTDAPWSFGLRPSFVAAADSDPAPRGRVVDAQALRTLILRYLAGFGPASIADVAQFAMVQRAPVRAVLQTMGDVVEQLQGPDGSALFDLPGASRPPADTPAPPRLMAMWDSVLLAYADRSRVIPPDYRPLVIRRNGDVLPTLLVDGYVAGVWRPTADGIEATAFHPLSAATWDGLATEAQSLTALLNDRETQVYSRYHHWWAKLSGEGEGEGEVEVRMLQPLPPAH from the coding sequence GTGAAGATCACCGCACGCGAACTCAACCGGGCGACTCTCAGCCGCCAACTCCTGCTGGCACGTGCGCCGCTGAGCGTCCTGGACGGAGTGCGACGGGTGACAGCACTCCAGGCACAGCACCCGGCCTCCCCGTACATCGCCCTGTGGAACCGGCTCACCGATTTCGCCCCGGCCGAGCTCGACGCCGCCTTCACCGAACGGGCGGTGGTCAAGGCCACCCTCATGCGCATCACGCTCCACGCCGTGCACGCCGGGGACTACCCGGCCTTCCGCGCGGCCATGCAGCCGACGCTGTACGCCTCGCGGCTGGGCGCCCGGTTCGCCGACGCGGGACTGACTCCTGCGGACGCCGAGGAACTGGTTCCGGAACTGCTGGCCTTCGCCCGCCGGCCCCGGACCTCCGCGGAGATGCAGGCGTGGGCCGAGGAGCGGCTCGGCGCCGAGAAGAAGGACGGCGGATGGTGGGGGCTGAAGGGATACGCGCCGCTGCACCACGCCCCGACGGACGCGCCGTGGTCCTTCGGCCTCCGGCCGTCCTTCGTCGCGGCGGCCGACAGCGATCCCGCGCCCAGGGGCCGGGTGGTGGATGCCCAGGCGCTCCGGACCTTGATCCTGCGCTATCTGGCGGGGTTCGGGCCTGCGTCGATCGCGGACGTGGCGCAGTTCGCCATGGTGCAGAGGGCCCCCGTCCGCGCGGTGCTCCAGACCATGGGCGACGTCGTCGAACAGCTCCAAGGCCCGGACGGCAGCGCGCTGTTCGACCTCCCGGGCGCTTCCAGGCCGCCCGCCGACACGCCCGCCCCGCCCCGCCTCATGGCCATGTGGGACAGCGTTCTGCTCGCGTACGCCGATCGCAGCCGGGTGATACCCCCGGACTACCGCCCCCTCGTGATCCGGCGCAACGGCGACGTGCTGCCCACCCTGCTGGTGGACGGTTACGTCGCCGGCGTGTGGCGCCCCACGGCCGACGGCATCGAGGCCACGGCGTTCCACCCGCTGTCTGCGGCCACCTGGGACGGCCTCGCCACTGAGGCCCAGTCCTTGACGGCTCTTCTCAACGACCGCGAGACGCAGGTCTACAGCCGCTACCACCATTGGTGGGCCAAGCTCTCCGGCGAGGGCGAGGGCGAGGGCGAGGTCGAGGTGCGGATGCTCCAGCCGCTACCGCCCGCGCACTGA
- a CDS encoding GNAT family N-acetyltransferase, whose protein sequence is MITQPRDESRDEPVVLDAGELAADPQLEARFAESAHRILAGLVAGGAALGWVDPPSRDEVAELLGGVVSAVRAGDASLRTAYVDGALAGFGYWRRYTRPTHRPHADLEKLAVDGAAHGRGVGRALTAALIADARERDIEVLTLDARGDNTAALRLYRSLGFTEYGRLPDFVAVGEARYDKVFCMLDLRRPA, encoded by the coding sequence GTGATCACACAGCCCCGCGACGAGTCCCGCGATGAGCCCGTCGTCCTGGACGCCGGGGAGCTGGCGGCCGATCCACAGCTGGAGGCCCGGTTCGCGGAGTCGGCCCACCGGATCCTGGCCGGCCTGGTCGCCGGTGGTGCCGCGCTGGGCTGGGTCGATCCGCCTTCGCGGGACGAGGTGGCGGAGCTGCTCGGCGGTGTCGTCTCCGCGGTGCGGGCGGGGGACGCGTCCCTGCGGACCGCCTACGTGGACGGCGCTCTTGCCGGGTTCGGGTACTGGCGCCGCTACACCCGGCCGACCCATCGGCCGCACGCGGATCTGGAGAAGCTCGCGGTGGACGGGGCCGCCCACGGTCGCGGTGTCGGCCGGGCGCTGACCGCCGCCCTGATCGCCGATGCCCGGGAGCGGGACATCGAGGTCCTCACCCTGGACGCCCGGGGCGACAACACCGCCGCTCTGCGTCTGTACCGGTCGCTGGGCTTCACCGAGTACGGGCGGCTGCCCGACTTCGTGGCGGTCGGCGAAGCCCGGTACGACAAGGTCTTCTGCATGCTGGACCTCCGTCGACCGGCCTAG
- a CDS encoding MBL fold metallo-hydrolase, producing the protein MTQVINHGGGVHSIKVPIPDNPLGHTLVHLLDTDRGPVLIDTGWDDPEAWDTLTAGLTTVGVDVADIHGVVITHHHPDHHGLSGQVREVSGAWIAMHAADTAIVRRTRASEPGTWLTYLATKLATVGAPEDHIAPLLAAREKGGRMRTLPGLRAAIPDREIVPGELLDLAGRTLRAIWTPGHTPGHVCLHLEEDHPANLPGRGRLFSGDHLLPGISPHVGLYEDPDDATATDPLGDYLDSLERIGRLGVAEVLPAHQYAFADAAGRVQELLDHHEERLTGLLALLAEPLTPWQLAERMEWNRPWEQIPYGSRNIAVSEAESHLRRLVKLGRAEAVTGSEPVTYVAV; encoded by the coding sequence GACCGGGGCCCGGTCCTGATCGACACCGGCTGGGACGACCCGGAGGCCTGGGACACGCTCACGGCCGGACTGACCACCGTGGGCGTGGACGTCGCCGACATCCACGGCGTGGTCATCACCCACCACCACCCCGACCACCACGGCCTCTCCGGCCAGGTCCGCGAGGTGTCCGGGGCCTGGATCGCGATGCACGCGGCCGACACGGCGATCGTCCGCCGCACCCGCGCGTCGGAGCCCGGCACCTGGCTCACCTACCTCGCGACGAAGCTGGCGACGGTCGGCGCACCCGAGGACCACATCGCCCCACTGCTGGCCGCCCGCGAGAAGGGCGGCCGCATGCGCACCCTGCCCGGCCTGCGGGCCGCGATCCCGGACCGCGAGATCGTGCCGGGCGAACTCCTCGACCTGGCGGGCCGCACCCTGCGCGCGATCTGGACACCGGGCCACACCCCGGGCCATGTCTGCCTGCACCTGGAGGAGGACCACCCGGCCAACCTCCCCGGCCGCGGCCGCCTCTTCTCCGGCGACCACCTGCTCCCCGGCATCAGCCCGCATGTCGGCCTCTACGAGGACCCGGACGACGCGACGGCCACCGACCCGCTGGGCGACTACCTCGACTCCCTGGAACGCATCGGCCGCCTCGGCGTCGCCGAGGTCCTGCCCGCCCATCAGTACGCGTTCGCGGACGCGGCAGGGCGCGTACAGGAGCTCCTGGACCACCACGAGGAACGCCTGACGGGCCTCCTCGCGCTGCTCGCCGAACCGCTCACGCCGTGGCAGCTGGCCGAACGGATGGAGTGGAACCGCCCCTGGGAGCAGATCCCTTACGGGTCGAGGAACATCGCCGTCTCGGAGGCCGAATCACACCTGCGCCGGCTGGTGAAGCTGGGACGCGCGGAAGCGGTGACGGGAAGCGAGCCGGTGACGTACGTGGCGGTGTGA